In the genome of Vibrio sp. NTOU-M3, one region contains:
- a CDS encoding M23 family metallopeptidase: protein MSRKITISIPSSDGEQLFYITRKTALIILSSIILITCTAASYLYTTWRSQQNTQDDYQQLLNQVRQTEQQKSELEQQYNEQLDVAHSLSLELEEKQTQLQTLGKRVFDVESVLGISRTEESNNERSLEERVDAAAIDSAVRATMFRMIPNDTPLEYNRVSSPFGRRINPISGQRRMHSGVDLTCDMGSAIYAPADGVIESARPSTGGFGNYVTMRHAFGFTSSYAHLAKFHVRRGEFVRKGQKIANCGNSGNSTGPHLHYEVHFLGRPLNPENTMTWTPDNFDSLFEKEKKVTWGPLVKMIDDVVRLQVTLTNNATPPLNLDTVKSDTTTETELTTN from the coding sequence ATGTCACGAAAAATAACGATTTCTATCCCTTCTTCTGATGGAGAGCAGCTTTTTTATATCACCAGAAAAACTGCTCTTATCATACTAAGCTCTATCATTTTGATCACTTGCACCGCTGCGAGCTACCTCTATACCACATGGCGTAGTCAGCAAAATACGCAAGATGACTACCAGCAATTGCTCAACCAAGTACGTCAAACAGAACAACAAAAGAGCGAGTTAGAGCAGCAATACAACGAGCAATTGGACGTCGCTCATTCTTTATCTCTTGAGTTAGAAGAAAAACAAACCCAGCTTCAAACCTTAGGGAAGCGGGTCTTTGATGTTGAATCGGTCCTTGGGATTAGTCGCACAGAGGAAAGCAATAATGAACGCTCGTTAGAAGAGCGGGTTGATGCAGCAGCAATCGATTCTGCAGTACGTGCAACCATGTTTCGCATGATCCCAAACGACACCCCATTGGAATACAACCGCGTATCCTCACCTTTTGGTCGCCGCATCAATCCTATTTCAGGGCAACGTCGTATGCACTCTGGGGTTGATTTAACCTGCGATATGGGAAGCGCAATATACGCGCCCGCTGATGGCGTTATTGAATCGGCTCGACCAAGCACTGGAGGTTTCGGAAACTACGTCACCATGCGTCATGCGTTTGGTTTTACAAGTTCCTATGCCCACTTAGCGAAGTTTCATGTACGCCGAGGAGAATTTGTTCGCAAAGGCCAAAAAATCGCAAATTGCGGAAATTCAGGAAACTCAACTGGCCCACACCTGCACTACGAAGTGCATTTTCTTGGCCGACCACTCAACCCTGAAAACACCATGACTTGGACTCCTGATAACTTTGACTCACTGTTTGAAAAAGAGAAAAAGGTCACTTGGGGACCATTAGTTAAAATGATAGATGATGTGGTACGACTGCAAGTTACTTTAACCAATAACGCTACCCCACCACTTAACTTAGATACAGTAAAAAGTGATACAACCACCGAAACCGAATTAACTACAAATTGA
- the sltY gene encoding murein transglycosylase yields the protein MMPSFSLLSQRLPSSLLTFAVMMSGSTYSHWVQASDIQHQRATYDKAQQLLDQKKVSEYRKIRPEIASYPLTPYVDYRAFLVDLGSKTPKQVNRFISEHKTFPFSARISAPYLNKLAAQKQWKTLLDFQHDEPKGERYQCLYYRAQYHAGSKELAFKGAEDLWLSGKSVSSSCDPLFKVWNNAGHQTEKLVMERMLLAFEARNGSLMNYLKKQLKSQSYLDKAATMKSLYSKPESVVAFAKKHLVTSFNQKQAVIAMKKLARTDVEKAQQALNQVAKTQKLDDKERQSLADYISFRLINTDSASLAKWRDQAISTSKNTALIERRARLAIQQQDWKGLQKWIATLPLDKQQSMRWQYWLGRSEIALGKANQGKKRLEKQVGQLNFYSVAAAKEIQQSINYSFASLTYKPEMVKPFSKTLARIDELIKVNKITAAKSEWRWLLRNVTEEQSEMLAAYAASKRWHHLTVTASIQAKMWDNIEMRFPVAHRWWFNFYGDKHDIDPITLMSLARQESALDVEARSPVGARGIMQIMPSTAKYTARKYKLSYQGSNDLYEVGKNIEIGSQYLKSLLEKYDNNRIFALAAYNAGPHRVKTWRERTQGKLDAYAFIEAIPFNETRGYVQNILMFETYYREILGVDGAFLNQNEASAKY from the coding sequence ATGATGCCTTCGTTTTCCTTACTGTCACAGCGCCTACCATCATCATTGCTGACGTTTGCGGTGATGATGAGTGGCAGTACGTATTCTCATTGGGTGCAGGCTTCAGACATTCAACATCAACGTGCTACATACGATAAAGCACAACAACTGTTAGACCAAAAAAAGGTCTCTGAATATAGAAAAATCAGGCCTGAAATAGCGAGTTATCCATTAACACCTTATGTGGATTATCGAGCGTTTTTGGTCGATCTTGGCAGTAAAACGCCAAAACAAGTTAATCGCTTTATTTCAGAACATAAAACGTTTCCTTTTTCTGCACGGATCAGCGCGCCATATCTGAATAAACTGGCAGCTCAAAAACAATGGAAAACCTTACTCGACTTTCAACACGATGAGCCGAAAGGAGAGCGCTACCAATGCTTGTATTACCGAGCGCAGTATCACGCTGGTAGCAAGGAGCTCGCCTTTAAAGGTGCGGAAGATTTATGGCTAAGTGGAAAGAGCGTTTCTTCATCTTGTGATCCGTTGTTTAAGGTATGGAATAACGCCGGACACCAGACTGAAAAGCTTGTGATGGAGCGGATGCTGCTGGCGTTTGAAGCGCGTAACGGTAGCTTAATGAACTACCTAAAAAAACAGTTAAAAAGCCAAAGCTACTTGGATAAAGCAGCAACGATGAAGTCGTTGTACAGTAAACCGGAGTCTGTGGTTGCTTTTGCCAAAAAACACCTTGTTACGTCGTTCAATCAAAAGCAAGCCGTTATTGCGATGAAGAAGTTGGCGCGTACCGATGTAGAAAAAGCACAACAAGCGCTCAATCAAGTGGCAAAAACACAAAAGCTGGATGATAAAGAGCGCCAATCGTTAGCGGACTATATTTCTTTCCGTTTGATCAATACGGATTCAGCTTCTTTAGCCAAATGGCGAGATCAAGCTATCTCAACCTCAAAAAATACCGCGTTGATTGAGCGACGAGCTCGATTAGCCATTCAACAGCAAGATTGGAAAGGGCTGCAAAAGTGGATTGCCACTTTACCGCTAGATAAACAGCAGTCCATGCGTTGGCAGTATTGGCTTGGTCGTAGCGAGATTGCGTTAGGCAAAGCCAATCAAGGTAAGAAACGATTGGAAAAGCAGGTTGGTCAGCTGAATTTTTATAGTGTTGCTGCCGCAAAAGAGATCCAGCAATCGATCAATTATTCTTTTGCGTCACTGACGTATAAACCTGAGATGGTAAAGCCGTTTTCAAAAACATTAGCGCGTATTGATGAGCTGATTAAGGTAAACAAGATAACGGCAGCAAAAAGTGAATGGCGTTGGTTATTACGCAATGTGACTGAAGAGCAATCGGAAATGTTAGCTGCGTATGCGGCTAGTAAACGTTGGCACCATCTGACGGTTACAGCCAGTATTCAAGCTAAAATGTGGGATAACATTGAGATGCGTTTCCCAGTCGCTCATCGCTGGTGGTTTAACTTTTACGGCGATAAACATGATATCGACCCGATCACTTTGATGTCATTAGCGCGTCAGGAAAGTGCATTGGATGTAGAAGCTCGTTCACCAGTAGGTGCGCGCGGTATTATGCAGATCATGCCATCAACAGCCAAATATACAGCTCGTAAATATAAACTCTCATATCAAGGGAGCAATGATCTTTACGAGGTTGGCAAAAATATCGAAATCGGTAGCCAATACCTCAAGAGCTTATTGGAAAAGTACGATAACAATCGAATTTTTGCTTTGGCGGCGTATAATGCAGGGCCACATCGTGTAAAAACTTGGCGCGAGCGTACCCAAGGTAAGCTTGATGCTTACGCATTTATTGAAGCGATCCCATTCAATGAAACCCGTGGTTATGTGCAAAATATATTGATGTTTGAAACATATTATCGCGAGATTTTAGGTGTTGATGGTGCGTTCTTAAATCAGAATGAAGCAAGTGCCAAGTACTGA
- the tyrA gene encoding bifunctional chorismate mutase/prephenate dehydrogenase, which yields MAVELNELRDQIDVVDKQMLDLLAQRLALVEKVGEVKSQHGLPIYAPDREAAMLASRREEAEKKGVPPQLIEDILRRTMRESYASEKDSGFKCLNPELRSVVIIGGNGQLGGLFGRMFKLSGYQVKVLGSKDWHRADEILDDAGLVVVTVPIHLTQGVIEKLERLPQDCILCDLTSIKSKPLQAMMQVHNGPVVGLHPMFGPDVPSLAKQVIVYCHGRGEQHYQWLLEQFSIWGASLCQIDAHEHDHGMTLIQALRHFTSFAYGLHLSRENPSLDKLLQLSSPIYRLELAMVGRLFAQDPNLYGDIILASEENIEMIRRFHHCFGEALQILEGHDKQAFVDSFATVSEWFGDYSSQFMAESQNLLKQANDSIHRG from the coding sequence ATGGCTGTAGAACTGAACGAATTGAGAGATCAGATTGATGTTGTCGATAAACAGATGTTGGATCTGTTGGCTCAACGATTAGCATTGGTTGAAAAAGTGGGAGAAGTGAAGAGCCAGCACGGTTTGCCCATCTATGCCCCTGACCGAGAGGCTGCTATGCTTGCCTCTCGACGTGAGGAAGCGGAGAAGAAAGGCGTTCCGCCACAACTGATTGAAGATATTTTACGTCGAACCATGCGTGAGTCTTACGCCAGTGAAAAAGACTCTGGTTTTAAATGTCTTAATCCAGAGCTGCGTTCTGTCGTGATCATCGGTGGTAACGGCCAATTGGGTGGTTTGTTTGGTCGCATGTTCAAGTTATCTGGCTACCAAGTGAAAGTGTTAGGTAGCAAAGATTGGCATCGTGCTGATGAGATCTTAGATGATGCTGGACTTGTCGTTGTTACGGTTCCTATTCATCTCACTCAAGGAGTGATCGAAAAGCTTGAGCGTTTACCGCAAGATTGTATTTTGTGTGATCTCACCTCAATCAAGTCGAAACCACTGCAAGCAATGATGCAGGTGCATAATGGTCCAGTAGTTGGTTTACACCCAATGTTTGGTCCTGATGTTCCTAGTTTGGCTAAGCAGGTCATTGTTTACTGTCATGGCCGTGGAGAGCAGCATTACCAATGGCTATTGGAGCAATTTTCGATTTGGGGTGCGAGCTTGTGTCAAATCGATGCGCATGAGCATGATCATGGTATGACACTCATTCAGGCACTGCGTCACTTCACATCCTTTGCTTACGGCTTGCATCTGAGCCGTGAGAACCCAAGCCTCGACAAACTGCTGCAACTCAGTTCACCGATCTATCGTCTCGAATTAGCGATGGTGGGTCGTCTGTTTGCTCAAGATCCAAACCTTTACGGTGATATCATTCTTGCTTCAGAAGAAAACATTGAAATGATCAGGCGTTTCCACCACTGTTTTGGTGAAGCGTTACAGATCCTAGAAGGTCATGATAAGCAAGCCTTTGTCGATAGCTTTGCGACTGTCAGTGAATGGTTTGGAGATTACTCATCACAATTTATGGCTGAGAGTCAGAACCTACTCAAACAAGCCAATGATTCTATTCATCGCGGGTAA
- the yjjX gene encoding inosine/xanthosine triphosphatase: MKVKKVVVASLNPAKIKAVESAFNTTFPEQSFEFVGVSVLSEVADQPFSDTETHLGALNRVKNAKLLQKDGDFYVGLEAGIEDNMTFAWMVIESDKVRGESRSSSLMLPPQVLEKLNDSNELGDVMDEVFATENIKQKGGAIGLLTHHQLTRSSVYHQALILALIPFINPEHFSANL, translated from the coding sequence ATGAAAGTGAAGAAGGTCGTCGTAGCTTCGCTTAACCCCGCAAAAATAAAGGCGGTAGAAAGCGCCTTTAACACTACTTTTCCTGAGCAATCTTTTGAATTTGTTGGCGTTAGCGTTCTCAGCGAAGTCGCGGACCAACCGTTCAGTGATACTGAAACACACCTTGGTGCGCTAAATCGTGTCAAGAACGCCAAGTTGCTTCAAAAAGATGGTGACTTTTATGTTGGGCTAGAAGCTGGTATTGAAGACAACATGACATTTGCTTGGATGGTGATTGAATCTGATAAGGTACGAGGAGAGTCACGCTCTTCAAGCTTAATGCTCCCCCCTCAGGTATTAGAAAAGCTAAACGATTCTAATGAGCTTGGTGATGTCATGGACGAAGTTTTTGCGACAGAAAATATCAAACAAAAAGGTGGAGCTATTGGGTTATTAACCCACCATCAATTGACCCGAAGTTCGGTCTATCACCAAGCCTTGATCTTAGCCCTTATTCCTTTTATTAACCCAGAACATTTCAGTGCAAATCTGTAG
- the ettA gene encoding energy-dependent translational throttle protein EttA, giving the protein MAEYVYTMSRVSKIVPPKRQILKDISLSFFPGAKIGVLGLNGAGKSTLLRIMAGIDTDIDGEARPQPGLNVGYLPQEPVLDESKTVREVVEEAVADVADALKRLDAVYAAYAEEGADFDALAKEQGELEALIQAKDGHNLDNALERAADALRLPEWDQKIGHLSGGERRRVAICRLLLEKPDMLLLDEPTNHLDAESVAWLERFLVDYTGTVVAITHDRYFLDNAAGWILELDRGEGIPWEGNYTSWLEQKDARLQQEASQEKARQKTIEKELEWVRQNPKGRQAKSKARMARFEELQNTDHQKRNETNELFIPPGERLGDKVVEVNNLTKSFDGRVLIDDLSFSIPKGAIVGIIGANGAGKSTLFKMLSGTEQPDSGTIELGDTVKLASVEQFRDSMNDKNSVFQEISEGADIIKINNFEIPARAYCSRFNFKGSDQQKIIGELSGGERNRVHLAKLLKAGGNVLLLDEPTNDLDVETLRALEEALLEFPGCAMVISHDRWFLDRIATHIIDYRDEGQVNFYEGNYTEYMEWLKKTLGPQAAEPHRIKYKRITK; this is encoded by the coding sequence ATGGCTGAATACGTATATACCATGTCGCGGGTGAGCAAAATCGTGCCACCTAAGCGTCAAATTCTGAAAGACATCTCTCTTAGCTTCTTCCCTGGTGCAAAAATCGGTGTTTTAGGTCTGAACGGTGCGGGTAAATCAACGCTACTACGTATCATGGCTGGCATTGATACAGACATTGATGGTGAAGCGCGTCCACAACCGGGGCTAAATGTAGGTTACCTCCCTCAGGAGCCAGTACTCGACGAGTCGAAAACCGTTCGTGAAGTGGTTGAAGAAGCGGTTGCTGACGTTGCTGATGCACTTAAGCGTCTTGACGCGGTATATGCGGCTTATGCCGAAGAAGGTGCCGATTTTGATGCACTTGCAAAAGAGCAAGGCGAACTGGAAGCATTGATTCAAGCAAAAGACGGTCACAACCTAGACAACGCGCTAGAACGCGCTGCAGACGCACTACGCCTGCCAGAGTGGGATCAGAAGATTGGACACCTATCAGGTGGTGAACGTCGTCGTGTTGCTATCTGTCGTCTGCTTCTAGAAAAACCTGACATGCTACTACTCGACGAACCAACCAACCACTTGGATGCGGAGTCTGTAGCATGGCTAGAGCGCTTCCTTGTCGACTACACAGGTACAGTAGTGGCAATCACCCACGACCGTTACTTCTTAGACAACGCTGCAGGTTGGATCCTAGAACTTGACCGTGGTGAAGGTATTCCATGGGAAGGTAACTACACTTCTTGGCTAGAGCAAAAAGATGCGCGTCTACAACAAGAAGCATCTCAAGAAAAAGCACGCCAAAAAACCATTGAGAAAGAACTTGAGTGGGTTCGTCAAAACCCGAAAGGTCGTCAGGCGAAATCTAAAGCACGTATGGCGCGCTTTGAAGAACTACAAAATACTGACCATCAGAAACGTAACGAAACCAACGAACTGTTCATCCCACCAGGTGAGCGTCTAGGTGATAAAGTTGTCGAAGTGAACAACCTGACTAAGTCATTCGATGGCCGCGTTCTGATTGACGATCTATCATTTAGCATTCCAAAAGGTGCCATCGTCGGTATCATTGGTGCCAACGGTGCGGGTAAATCAACACTATTTAAGATGCTAAGTGGCACTGAACAGCCAGATTCAGGCACGATTGAGTTAGGTGATACGGTGAAACTGGCGTCTGTAGAGCAGTTCCGTGACTCAATGAATGATAAGAACAGCGTATTCCAAGAGATTTCTGAAGGCGCTGACATCATCAAGATCAACAACTTCGAAATCCCTGCTCGTGCTTACTGCTCTCGTTTTAACTTCAAGGGCTCAGATCAACAGAAAATCATCGGCGAACTGTCTGGTGGTGAACGTAACCGTGTGCATCTTGCCAAACTGCTTAAAGCTGGTGGTAACGTATTGCTACTCGATGAACCAACCAACGACCTAGATGTTGAAACACTGCGTGCACTAGAAGAAGCACTGCTTGAGTTCCCTGGCTGTGCCATGGTTATCTCGCACGACCGTTGGTTCCTTGACCGCATCGCGACACACATCATTGATTACCGCGATGAAGGTCAGGTTAACTTCTACGAAGGCAACTATACTGAATACATGGAGTGGCTGAAGAAGACTCTTGGTCCTCAGGCAGCGGAACCACATCGCATCAAGTACAAGCGAATTACTAAATAG
- the trpR gene encoding trp operon repressor, with protein MAAQPEFQDWQQIIALIKQSVDKEQHDILLTMLLTPDERDALVARVNIFHELLKGELSQRQISQLLGVGVATITRGSNELKSKSTEEKALIAKLLEKH; from the coding sequence ATGGCAGCACAACCTGAGTTCCAAGACTGGCAGCAGATCATTGCACTAATAAAACAGAGCGTTGATAAAGAGCAACATGATATATTATTGACTATGTTGCTCACGCCTGATGAGCGCGACGCACTGGTTGCTAGGGTTAATATCTTTCATGAACTTCTGAAAGGGGAATTGTCCCAGCGTCAGATCAGCCAGTTACTAGGAGTTGGGGTTGCGACGATCACTCGGGGATCTAACGAGCTCAAATCGAAGAGTACCGAAGAAAAAGCCTTGATAGCTAAATTGCTAGAAAAGCATTAA
- a CDS encoding PilZ domain-containing protein gives MTERRRFSRIIYQAQATLQQNGTTISAEVNDLSLHGLLLKSEQADKLTPNQTVDVEFSLPDSDVVIQLVGNLISCSNGILRMSIDHIDINSIGHLKRLVELNVGDDSLLHRELEHLSDLGESPHN, from the coding sequence ATGACTGAACGACGTCGCTTTTCACGCATTATTTATCAGGCACAAGCAACTTTGCAGCAAAATGGCACAACAATTAGCGCAGAAGTAAATGATTTATCACTGCACGGACTGTTATTAAAGTCCGAACAAGCCGATAAATTGACCCCTAATCAAACCGTAGATGTTGAATTTTCGCTTCCCGACAGTGATGTCGTTATTCAGTTGGTTGGCAACTTGATAAGTTGCTCCAACGGAATACTAAGAATGAGCATCGATCATATCGATATCAATAGTATTGGACACTTGAAGCGGTTGGTAGAACTCAACGTAGGTGACGACAGCTTGCTACACCGGGAGCTAGAACACCTATCGGATTTAGGGGAATCTCCCCATAACTAA
- a CDS encoding LytS/YhcK type 5TM receptor domain-containing protein, producing the protein MDLILSLLQQMCVYLVLAYMLSKTPIFLPLLNISSRLSHKISIYVLFSLFCIMGTYFGLQINDAIANTRAIGAVMGGLFGGPVVGFLVGLTGGMHRYSLGGFTDVACAISTTAEGLIGGLLHTYLVRKGKGASLFNPSIVFSITLVAEIVQMVIILIVAKPFHEAYELVSAIAAPMIIANSVGAALFMSILQDRKTIFEEYSATFSRRALNIAERSVGILASGFNTENAEKIARIIYEETNVGAVSITDDEKILAFVGIGDDHHKPDTPISSQSTLDAIQKNDIIYLDGKEKPYQCSISSQCKLGSALIIPLRTGDRVIGTIKLYEPKRKLFSTINMSMAEGIAQLLSSQILYGDYQQKQNLLSQAEIKLLHAQVNPHFLFNALNTISAVIRRDPPKARELIQHLSQFFRSNLKQNIETVTLKEELAHVNAYLTIEKARFTDRLDVEFNIDDSILERNLPSFTLQPLVENAIKHGISNRLEGGIIRIFSENVDGGTRIIVEDNAGSYTTPDEDHIGLGMQIVDKRLRNQFGRHSALCIDVAPQRFTQMSFIIPNQGTD; encoded by the coding sequence ATGGATCTGATTCTTTCGTTACTTCAACAAATGTGTGTGTACTTAGTACTGGCATACATGTTGAGTAAGACCCCAATTTTTTTACCATTATTGAATATTTCCAGCCGCTTAAGCCATAAGATCAGCATTTACGTCCTATTTTCACTTTTTTGTATCATGGGGACCTACTTTGGCTTACAGATCAATGATGCCATTGCCAATACCCGGGCCATTGGCGCAGTTATGGGTGGGTTATTTGGGGGGCCCGTAGTTGGATTCCTTGTAGGGTTAACTGGAGGTATGCATAGGTACTCACTTGGCGGCTTTACCGATGTGGCCTGTGCTATTTCAACCACCGCAGAAGGGCTGATTGGTGGATTACTGCATACCTATCTCGTTCGCAAAGGGAAAGGGGCAAGTCTCTTTAATCCCAGCATCGTCTTTTCAATTACATTAGTCGCGGAAATTGTCCAGATGGTGATCATTTTGATTGTCGCAAAACCATTTCATGAAGCTTATGAACTTGTTTCAGCGATCGCTGCCCCAATGATTATTGCTAACTCTGTCGGCGCAGCTCTATTTATGAGTATTCTTCAAGATAGAAAAACGATTTTTGAGGAGTATTCAGCCACGTTTTCCCGTCGAGCACTCAATATCGCGGAGCGTTCTGTCGGTATCCTTGCTTCTGGATTTAACACTGAAAATGCCGAGAAGATTGCTCGTATTATTTATGAAGAGACTAATGTCGGTGCGGTTTCAATTACCGATGATGAGAAGATTCTCGCATTCGTAGGCATTGGTGATGATCACCATAAACCCGATACGCCAATTTCATCTCAAAGCACCTTAGACGCCATCCAGAAAAATGACATCATCTACCTAGACGGAAAAGAAAAACCTTATCAATGCTCGATATCCTCTCAGTGTAAGCTAGGCTCTGCCCTGATCATTCCTTTACGTACTGGTGATCGAGTCATCGGTACCATTAAGCTCTATGAGCCAAAAAGAAAACTGTTCTCTACGATTAATATGTCGATGGCAGAAGGGATAGCACAACTGCTTTCCAGTCAGATCCTGTATGGTGACTACCAACAAAAGCAAAACCTTTTATCTCAGGCAGAAATCAAGCTGTTACATGCGCAAGTTAATCCACACTTTCTATTTAATGCACTGAACACCATCAGTGCGGTCATCCGTCGCGATCCTCCCAAGGCTCGAGAACTCATCCAGCATTTATCACAATTTTTCCGCAGTAACCTTAAGCAAAATATAGAGACAGTGACCTTAAAAGAGGAGCTGGCACACGTAAATGCTTATCTCACCATCGAAAAAGCCCGATTTACCGATCGTCTTGATGTTGAGTTCAATATTGATGATTCGATCCTTGAACGAAATCTGCCAAGCTTTACACTACAGCCCTTGGTTGAGAATGCGATTAAACACGGTATTTCAAACCGGCTTGAAGGTGGCATCATTCGTATTTTCAGTGAAAACGTTGATGGTGGGACTCGGATCATTGTTGAGGACAATGCAGGGAGTTACACCACACCAGACGAAGACCACATTGGATTAGGCATGCAAATTGTGGATAAACGCTTACGTAACCAGTTTGGTCGCCATAGTGCACTTTGTATCGATGTGGCACCGCAACGCTTTACCCAAATGAGTTTTATTATCCCCAACCAAGGAACGGATTAA
- the btsR gene encoding two-component system response regulator BtsR, with protein sequence MLSALVIDDELFAREELTELLEETGQIEVLDQAANAIEGLKKINQLKPDVVFLDIQMPQVTGIELLGMLDPDTMPKVVFVTAYDQFAIQAFEENAFDYLLKPVDTARLEKTLVRLLKSEVKPDVTVLSPATLDQVPCVGLNRIMIIPTSEVECAYSDISGVHVQTTEQTATSQLTLKILEEKTPLVRCHRQYLVNVKAIKEIKLLENGLAEIITLSDHKVPVSRRYLKTLKEMLGFH encoded by the coding sequence ATGCTTTCTGCACTGGTCATTGATGACGAATTATTTGCGCGCGAAGAGCTCACCGAACTGCTCGAAGAAACCGGCCAGATCGAGGTTCTTGATCAAGCGGCAAATGCCATTGAAGGGTTAAAGAAAATCAATCAACTTAAACCGGATGTGGTCTTTCTTGATATCCAAATGCCACAAGTTACGGGCATTGAGCTTTTAGGAATGTTAGACCCTGATACCATGCCGAAAGTGGTATTTGTCACGGCTTACGACCAGTTTGCAATACAAGCCTTTGAAGAAAATGCCTTTGATTATTTATTAAAGCCTGTCGACACCGCTCGTTTAGAGAAAACACTGGTGCGCCTACTGAAAAGTGAAGTGAAACCTGACGTCACGGTGCTTTCTCCTGCCACCTTAGATCAAGTGCCTTGTGTTGGCCTCAATCGCATTATGATCATTCCTACCTCAGAAGTGGAATGCGCTTACAGCGATATCAGTGGGGTACACGTACAAACGACAGAGCAAACAGCAACCAGCCAATTAACATTAAAGATTCTGGAAGAAAAAACGCCATTGGTACGCTGCCATCGCCAATATCTAGTTAATGTGAAAGCGATTAAAGAAATTAAACTGTTGGAAAATGGTTTAGCCGAAATTATCACACTCAGCGATCATAAGGTTCCGGTTAGCCGCCGCTACCTAAAAACCTTAAAAGAAATGTTGGGCTTTCACTAA
- a CDS encoding 3-deoxy-7-phosphoheptulonate synthase: MQKSELSNINISEEKVLITPDELKAKIPLSDNARRFIQESRQTIANIIQKKDHRLLVVCGPCSIHDLDAAKDYARRLKALSEQLNDQLYIVMRVYFEKPRTTVGWKGLINDPHLDGSFDIEHGLHVGRQLLVELAEMEIPLATEALDPISPQYLADTFSWAAIGARTTESQTHREMASGLSMPIGFKNGTDGSLATAINAMQAASSSHRFMGINREGQVALLTTQGNPNGHVILRGGKQTNYDSVSVNECEQEMAKSGLDASLMVDCSHANSRKDYRRQPLVAEDVLHQIREGNKSIIGLMIESHINEGNQSSDIPLNEMQYGVSITDACINWDSTEALLRHAHSELVPFLEDRLKGE, encoded by the coding sequence ATGCAAAAAAGTGAATTGAGTAATATTAACATCAGTGAAGAGAAAGTTCTGATCACACCTGATGAATTGAAAGCAAAGATCCCATTGTCTGACAATGCTCGCCGCTTTATTCAAGAGTCTCGTCAGACAATTGCAAACATTATTCAGAAAAAAGATCACCGCCTCCTTGTGGTATGTGGTCCTTGTTCTATTCACGACCTTGATGCCGCAAAGGATTATGCGCGTCGCTTGAAAGCGCTCTCTGAGCAGCTCAATGACCAACTTTACATTGTTATGCGCGTTTATTTTGAGAAGCCTCGTACTACCGTTGGTTGGAAAGGATTGATTAACGATCCGCATCTTGATGGCAGCTTTGATATTGAACATGGATTGCATGTTGGCCGTCAGCTACTGGTTGAACTGGCTGAAATGGAGATCCCACTAGCCACCGAAGCTTTAGATCCGATCAGCCCTCAGTACCTTGCTGACACATTTAGCTGGGCTGCCATTGGCGCACGTACAACGGAATCACAAACCCACCGTGAAATGGCCAGTGGCTTATCGATGCCTATCGGCTTTAAGAATGGTACCGATGGCAGTTTGGCGACGGCGATCAATGCGATGCAAGCTGCATCGTCAAGCCATCGTTTTATGGGGATTAACCGTGAAGGTCAGGTAGCGCTTCTTACCACTCAAGGAAATCCTAATGGTCACGTGATCCTACGTGGTGGTAAGCAAACCAACTACGATTCAGTATCTGTTAACGAGTGCGAACAAGAGATGGCGAAGTCTGGTCTTGATGCTTCTTTGATGGTGGACTGTAGTCATGCAAACTCGCGTAAAGATTACCGTCGCCAACCCCTAGTGGCGGAAGATGTATTGCATCAAATTCGTGAAGGGAATAAATCCATTATTGGCTTGATGATCGAGAGTCATATCAATGAAGGAAACCAATCTTCTGACATCCCTCTCAATGAAATGCAATATGGCGTATCGATTACCGATGCATGTATTAATTGGGATTCAACTGAGGCATTATTACGTCATGCGCACTCTGAGTTGGTGCCGTTCTTGGAAGATCGCCTAAAGGGAGAATAG